In Trifolium pratense cultivar HEN17-A07 linkage group LG7, ARS_RC_1.1, whole genome shotgun sequence, a genomic segment contains:
- the LOC123900156 gene encoding uncharacterized protein LOC123900156, whose product MKEDYNLHLEDSMIYRSLKQAKQNVEGSEIDQYAKLWDYCHELLSQNPGSTVKMSTIPQQEGPPIFHRLYICFDACKRGFKEGCRPMIGLDGCFLKGYFGGQLLTAVGGDANNHIFVIAYAVVDVENKDNWKWFLELLHEDLGDYTRHGWQFVSDMQKGLIPALQEVMPGVEHRFCVWHLWKNFCKMFKDKQLKDVVWVCAKSTTPQQFNTEMDKLKAMNKSAWDYLSKFPPNTWSRDYLF is encoded by the exons ATGAAAGAGGATTATAATCTACATTTGGAGGATAGTATGATTTATAGATCACTTAAACAAGCAAAACAAAATGTCGAGGGATCTGAAATTGATCAGTATGCTAAGCTATGGGACTATTGCCATGAGTTATTATCCCAGAATCCAGGTTCGACGGTGAAAATGAGCACTATACCACAACAAGAAGGGCCGCCAATATTTCACCGATTGTATATATGTTTTGATGCTTGTAAAAGAGGGTTCAAGGAAGGCTGCAGACCTATGATTGGATTGGATGGTTGTTTTTTAAAGGGTTATTTTGGAGGACAATTGTTGACTGCTGTCGGCGGAGATGCAAACAACCACATTTTTGTCATTGCATATGCCGTAGTTGATGTCGAAAATAAAGACAACTGGAAATGGTTTTTGGAATTATTGCATGAAGATTTGGGTGATTACACTCGACATGGTTGGCAGTTTGTATCAGATATGCAAAAG GGACTAATTCCAGCTCTTCAAGAGGTTATGCCTGGAGTAGAACACAGGTTTTGTGTGTGGCATTTGTGGAAGAATTTTTGTAAGATGTTCAAGGATAAACAACTGAAGGATGTTGTTTGGGTTTGTGCAAAAAGTACTACACCGCAACAATTTAACACCGAGATGGATAAATTGAAGGCGATGAACAAAAGTGCATGGGATTATCTCTCTAAGTTTCCGCCTAATACATGGAGTAGAGACTATTTGTTTTAG